The DNA segment ACAGTGAAGCCAGATTCACACAGACTGCTGTAATAAATagctgtttatttgaattattaTTTACAAGAATGTATGGACTGTTAGACAGTCAGTCATGATAGGAGGGTGATTTAGGGAAGGGTTGCAAAGGGTTGACAAAAAATTTTTTGCTCAAAAGAATCATCCGGTTTAACCTAGAGTCTGTTTCTGAGCATCCAATCAGCCAGAGTGGACAGTGAGGGGACGGGGACAGAAAAAGGTTGGAGAAGGGAGGTGGAGGAACAGAGGTTGAAGAACATATGGTGATGGATGGAGATCATGTTCGCTTTCTGCCTCTGTGAGAGGTGAGCAGATGCTGTGTTGGAAGGCCGTAGAACAGCCCAGTCTGCGGGCTCAGGGGGGAAAGTGCGGAGGGGAGGTGCATTCAGCCCTGTTTGCCCCGGGGGCTCCCATGTTTACGACGGCAGGACCCCAGCAGTGTCTCCAAAGCCATCTTCACAAATGCCTGGAAGTTATTGCTTCTCTCCCTTCGGCTGTCCTGCTAGGGgatgaaacacagacagatacCTTCACTGGGGACACGGCAATCATGGCAGCTCATTTCCACACTGTGTGCCAGACAGAGGGAATATTTGGTCGTGTCCCAAACCACTGAAGGCTGatatctatcttttttttccctacttGGACATCATGTAGTCTGTGCGCAGATTAGATTCACCAGGTTGGAATAACATGCTGATAAAATGAAGCCTCATATAAATGCTTACCTCCTTGCTTCTTGTTATCATCTCCTTTCTGATCACCTTTCTTCGGCTGCTCTTTAGGACTCTGAGGTTGCTGCAAAATGAAagcaaatataaataaattgcagcaacaaacatttacaaattgaggatgacatttttaattttctttagaCAAGTATAGTAATGATTTTCCTACCTTGGTAGCTGACTTCTTGTCCGACTTATTACCTGAAAATAGTGGAAACGTTCAGATGTATGTCAAACATTTGGAAACAGGGTCATtttcctacttttttttttttttttaaataactcatctaattttctttctttctttcttctagtatctaaataaaaataactattTTGTAGACGTACATTTTTGTTTCACATTGCTTACCTTTTGTTcctggcattttggctgtgcTCCAGTCAGTTCTGATTTCTGAGAATGCAGTGCTTAATGTGGTGTTCGACTCGGTCATTTATGGCCCGTGCTTGTGAATGGCTGTGTCACTGGGGCCCCTTCGAGAAAGAGCGCCATGAACAAGCAAAGAGCCCCGTCAGCTGAGCAGCATGCCCCACAGCTCTGCAGGTCTTTGCTGAGCCAGGCGAAACCTCGGAGCTGACCTTGTCATACTGCCATTGTGAACCCACTGGAACTGTGTGTTCACCTATTGTCACCGACAAGAAAGCATTTTCATCAGGTTACCGGCGACGTGATAGTGGAtttaatcttttctttttaaaaaaggtcTACTAAGTCAGGGAtaacttttttaaatgatgatcAACCACATTAGACACAGGACAGAGGATACAGGATTTTGTCCTCAGGAACTCAGTTCAGAGGATTTTGTTGTTACATTACACTAAAATAGTCTCCTGTAGGAGGATCACAGCAGGGATTGTTAAGTGAGGCTCATATTTGAATGGTGGAACATTTAGTCAAGTATTGTGCTTAAGTACTTATACATAACTTGAGTATTTACATTTCATTCTAccttatacttctactccactacatctatTTGACAACATTAGGTACTAGCttttttgcagattcagatccgcgctacaaaatataaatcaacctgtatattactgttattatataAATAGTGTTGAGAAGgtaacttttgaaatgtaataggtAACAGATGATTAGttatcctgttaaaatgtaagtagCCTAATGTCACCATTTTAATGACTTAATCAAAACCatgtaacttattacatttaattactttttgattacttttcttacaaatgttttaaactgggcgataaagctgaaaatgtctggACATAGTTTATGCCAAAAGAGGACATTCCCGTACCACAgggaaaagatgcaaagcaacagagtgaatgttatattctacatataaactttttactaataataatatattaggATGTAATCCCTTTGTAATCACAAACATTTTGATaattgtaattaaattacacattttcacagtgactgtaactgattacagttagatttattttgtaatttaacacATGTAAGTTACTCCCCAACACGGTATATGAATAATTATTATATTCTAATCTTCTCTACAGTGGGCCTATACATCACATAAATAgaattagctccacctttacaAGATGCTACATTAGGGATCATTACATATAAATACATCACTAATTAAAATCCGTTAATATAATATAGGCTGCTTTagtctgaaatgggccattctgtaCAATTAGTGCTTCTCAGTATTTAGGTGCTAATACTTGTGCGCTAAGACTTTAAATTCAGGGCTTTTACTTGTAGAGTAAAATAGATTAAGAAGCCCCCACCCCCTTAATTCCTCTCCTAACCAGCATATGGCACTAAATCTACTCTCAACACATGTATTAAATGGCTATGCTCCAATAAAAGGTGACATTTCATCTGAATTGCTGCATTGTTGAGATTTATTCCACCAGAACCATTTAAGGTAAACTGATCCAAATTTCTGTCACTGGAAAATAGTGATCTATGTATTTATATTCAGCTGTACATAAAAAGCtttgatatatatgtatatatatgacgATGGGAGTTTTGTGGGGAGAGTCATTCGattcattttgaaagaaaaaacagtttgtcatttaaagtaaaaatgtgaaatgagaCCCTTTCTCAGCcaacatttatattttgcatGTGGCCAATATGGAAGCCGtgcatttactacccacatgggcacATAGCAGTATTTGCTAGCTATACCTAATAATCATTGCTTACTATGTAGAATTAGTCAAcatctagatagatagatagatagatagatagatagatggataagCCATTAATATGTCAGGGTTGggattttagtttgttttatttagttataCAGCTCATTTTGTAGCTCAGGCCTTTAcaagattttcatttttgtgctcTAACAACACAATTGACAACTGTaccaatttattttttccaacagTGTGTTAGTTTATGCATCATCATCCTGCACCTGCTAAAATcatattcacatttttaaattttacagtAAATTGATTTGTTCTTAGAGGAGCATCTTATTCACCCCATCTTATTCTAATAGTGTACTTTTACACATTggttgctacttttacttaaataaaaagcCATTAAATATTGCTGGTATTAACTAATGGATTATTTTGGCCCTGGAGGACAAAATAATAGGATGCTGCTAAATTTCAAAGCCtgacatgaaaaacaaatgCCATTACTATCCCATGAGAGCATGCTGTTGGTCGTTATGTGTTGCATatgttaattaaataaaactgcagTCAGTTGATCACActgaaacaaacaataaatcatgTAAATGCCGTGAATCATGATCCGGATCTATGTTCCTGCTCCACATCAGTAAGTGGGCTGGTCACACGGTGTCACGTGACCTGACACCAGAAGCAGCGATGGAGAAAAGCTAAGGAAGGTGAGCCGTGTTTCACATGTATTTATTGGTGTTTATGTGCTGTATTGTCACCATGTAATGCCTCATACTCTGTATAAACTTGCTAACTGATAGACTCTCCCTCTTCActgaagaatgaatgaatgacggGTATTTTTAACGCGAGTACACCGCATATGATGTTGTTGCTAACCTGCTAATTGGTAGCTAACGGCTGTTAGCTTTGCGACGTTAGCTGTCAAGAATTGCTCGCCTGCTTTTGATGCTGCCTCCCATCTGCAGGGGAAAAACGCCCCAAAATAATCACTCTCGAGCTCCATTTAACTGTTTCACTGCACTTCAACAATTATTTTCTGGTGTCAAACTCCACGTAGCAAAACATGGCTCAGTATCAGTCCCTGTGGTGTCATTAGTGTCTGCATCATCACCTGATTCAGAGctgtggatggatggagggtgGGGGGTGACATCTCAGCTCTGTGACTATAACACTCATCAAGCTGGGCGTGACATAAGTGTAAAGTTTGTTAGTTAAAGTAGCTGAAAGATATGAGCTAAGTGTTGTGTTTTGACAGGAATCTGCCCTGGCAGTGGATTCCTCTTTACCCAGAGTGCTTGTGGAATGGCAGCAGTTTGGCAGCAGGTTTTGGCAGTGGACGCAAGGTGAGACTCAATCATGCAGCAGGCCTTTACTAGTCCACACTGATGAAGAAGCTATTCAGACGTGTAATTGCTTATGGATCACTTGTGAGTTATTGTGTGTGCTGTGTCACTTTCCCTCTCCCTCCGCAGGTACAATGCTTACCGCACGCCTACGTTCCCACAGTTCCGAACTCAGTACATCCGCCGACGCAGCCAGCTGCTCAGAGAGAACGCCAAGTGTGGCTTTGAGCCGGGGCTGCGCAGGCAGTACCTGAGGCTGCGCAGTCAGCTGCTGGCCCTGCGCTACGGGCCCCTGTCCGAGCAGAGCAGCTTCAGGGCCAGCAGTGTGCGCAGCTCCCGCACCACACTGGACCGCATGGAGGTCAGACCCAAAGAAACAGAAAGGGCAGGGGAAGTGGAAGAGAAAGAACAGGAGGGGGGTGTATGTACTGATTTGGAAAATGAGATATATAAATATCTGTGAGTTGGAGTGAAAATATAGGATACAACATTAGAGAGCCATCTGGATGGCTAGACCTTAGCTTTCATCAATCAGCAGCATAGCCAAGCAACACTTGGGTTGCCCATACACATTAAGCTGAGCAGCTTGGTTGAAATGGCTGGCATTGCCCATGTATATTGGCAATAACATTAATTTAAAATGCATGGTGATTTCAATACGTTTTCAAGAATTATTTAAGGTTATTTCATGATTATTTGTGGTCACAACTCACAAGTGCTGTCTTTACACTCACTCCTATGAGGTTCTGTCTTCTCCCATGGCCCACTTCCcttcctgtcctctcctctcgGGCAGGACTTCGAGGAGGACCCCCGCGCCCAAGGGGCTCGTGGTCACCGCCGGTCCGTCAGCAGAGGCTCCTACCAGCTACAGGCCCAGATGAACAGAGCCGTCTATGATGAGAGGTATGCAGGGATTAATGCCACCAAAGATCTTCAGCTTGCATTTAGCTTCTTGTCTTGAGCAATTGAATTCTCTTTGATTTATTTCTCCTttgaactgttgtgttttgttggATTTGCTGGCTGTAATCCTGGTTTGGTTGCACTGAGTAATGATCAGATCTCTCATATTGAGTTGTCAGCTGTGGGCAAGGGTTGTGAGGTGTGTTGTATTGATTAGATGCTTACATGGTGGTTTTTATTCCTGGCTGCAGGCCTCCGGGCAGTTTGGTGCCCACCTCAGTGGCAGAGGCCAGTCGTGCCATGGCCGGAGACACAACTCTGAGTGAAAATTATGCTTTTGCTGGCATGCACCACATATTTGACCAACATGTAGACTCTGCTGGTAAGTAAATGGTTTTTAATTCACAGTTGTATACATTAAGCTTCaacatttatttcactttatcCTCCTCTCCTTGTTCTTTTAGTTCCACGGTTGCAGTTTGCCAATGACGACAAGCACCTCCTGGCTTGCTGCTCCCTGGATGGCACCCTGTCCATCATGACGTTGTCCCCATCTCCCCCCAGTGTGAAGGTGACCCTTAAAGGTCACGGAGGTCCTGTCACAGACTTTGCTTGGTCTCTTAGCAATGACATCATTGTGTCGACATCACTAGATGGGACTCTGCGTATCTGGAACACGGAGGATGGTCGGTGCATCCGAGAGGTCAGAGACCCAGAATCCAGCGAGTTGTTGTGCTGCACCTTCCAGCCCATGAACAACAACCTTACTGTGGTAAGTCCCATTTGAGACATGCTCTCATTTTATCCTGTACTAATTCCCGGGTACCATGAAAACTTTTGCAAAGGGAATGGTACTCAGTTATGGGAAATAACATTGAAAATCTTGAAAAAGAACTTAATTAGACTGGAGAAATAACCATTTGTGGACAGATGGCTGTCCAACTGGCCgttttgtattttcagttttcagGGTTTTTTGAAATAAACTAATAATCTTTAtcccatgtttcttttttgtgtcattAACTTTGAAGTCCTCCTCaactcaaaaatgtatttccttATGTTTATGTCctataaaatgtctgaccttgactatgTTGACgtgtatctgtgcaaagtttatCACCAGAGAGGTGTTTTCGTATTCCTCTATTGAAGGGGGCAATGTCTGTGTGCCTCACTAAAATCTTAAGGTTCAAACGTACACCAGAGAAACTAGATTAGATTTGTCACTAATAgggggcctcctttcatatttaatagagggggggccatatctaaaagtacagctgtcaaCATGGCCCCcgccacaggcctttgccaccttggtcttgaaaaaacccagggaaaaccctgtCTTATATGGGaaaaccatgttaaacaaaatattaatattggTACAAGTATACATACTTAAAAACAGTGTCTGCAGAGGGACTTTAAGAGTTGGGAAGGATTCACCATTTTGTGTCACAGCATTATACTTCAAATGTTCCACTGGATATTAAAGGACATCTTTAAAAAATTTTTCTTTCTCATCTGCACTTTTACATAGTTTACTTTTAGGTACCAACATCAAGGTCCTAGTAAGAACAAAATCCCAAACACTAATGACAGTAGTTGTGTTTCTGGACTAAATGTTCAATACCGCCTGTGATACTTTGATGCCACAGTAAATCAGTGATAATTcagaatttatttaaaaagtgaaattctaaacatgtttttggttatGCTTAATAATCTACTCAGCAGTCTTGAAACAAGTTGCATAGCTGCTGCGTGCATTACTGTGATAAATCACATGACACTGTAAATTCTGTAGTAGAGCACTAAACATTAAGTGTATGACGCATTATTCTGACATTTCAGATGTCTGAATTTAGCTCCCAGATTACACAGTGCAGCTTGAAAATCTATTTGCAGATTCCGCCTTATAAAAGGAGTTGAACCAGTTCGAATGACATTTGTGTGCcagtatttattttgtgttaaagGGGAAAAGGACTATATTAGGACTAGTGTGAACACCCTGTGAGGCACGGCCCCAAAATCCTTTCTTGTCATGTGTGTTGTTACACAGCCGGCTGTTCTAATGCAACGCTTTTACTGTTTGCTTGATACTTGAGGGCACAATCGAATTTTCTGAGATAAGAcatttataatatttaaaaatgttcatgttcatgtcgGATTTGCTTTGTTCTTGTCCTGGAGCACTATGAACCAGCCCAAATCCATTATGATGCCTTTTGcagcttttattttctcttcaaTGTACAGAACATGctgtaaattaattaataatcagGCATGTTATTTCACTCAATacactgtctcatttttgtgtgtTAAGTACAACAACAGAGTGGTAAATGTCCtggatcattttgtttttattatgtttttttcattggcAAATACTTTAATTGATgagcaaaatgtaaaatgaaagcAGAATTGTGCACAGCAGTGTCCATTTCCGCCTCATTAAATGGAACATGAGGTTGatggatgtttgtttttaaccgACAGTCTGTACCAACAACAAGCAGAAACATTACAAGAGGAAgaaatggtttttttttttttttatggtctGGTCTGTCTCCCAGAGCAGACATGCACTGGTCTCATCTGTCTGAACACAAGATGACAGtaaatgttttctgttggaTTACACAGTGTTTAGTCATAGacctcaaaaacaaaaaaaacatatttttacaaAGATTAACCTGCTCTGGTTTGTACTGGTCTAACTGCACCAGTGAAAACCCTCCAACCAGTGCTTCTCCCAGTCAGTTTATCAGTGCTGCCTTGTGGAAATAATAAAGGGCCTCACTCCCAGTTCTGTGTTGCAGGTGGGAAACAGCAAGCACCACCTGCAGGTGGTGAACATCTCCACTGGGAAGAAGGTGAAGGGGGGCTCCAGTAAGCTGACAGGCCGCGTGCTGTCTCTCTCCTTTGATGCTCCAGGGAGGATCCTTTGGGCTGGTGATGACAGGGGGAGCatcttctccttcctctttgACATGGCAACAGGTACACTCACAGTATTTCCATTTGGCAGACAAAGGGCGAAGTGCGCAGCGACTGAATcccaaattctaattagtttTTGAATCATGCACTGAATGTTGTCTCTGGTTGAGAGGATTGATGTGTCTCTGCCGGTCTCCGCTGTTTCTGCctgccccccccctccccccaaacAGGGAAGCTGACC comes from the Epinephelus lanceolatus isolate andai-2023 chromosome 8, ASM4190304v1, whole genome shotgun sequence genome and includes:
- the wdr13 gene encoding WD repeat-containing protein 13 isoform X1; amino-acid sequence: MAAVWQQVLAVDARYNAYRTPTFPQFRTQYIRRRSQLLRENAKCGFEPGLRRQYLRLRSQLLALRYGPLSEQSSFRASSVRSSRTTLDRMEVRPKETERAGEVEEKEQEGGDFEEDPRAQGARGHRRSVSRGSYQLQAQMNRAVYDERPPGSLVPTSVAEASRAMAGDTTLSENYAFAGMHHIFDQHVDSAVPRLQFANDDKHLLACCSLDGTLSIMTLSPSPPSVKVTLKGHGGPVTDFAWSLSNDIIVSTSLDGTLRIWNTEDGRCIREVRDPESSELLCCTFQPMNNNLTVVGNSKHHLQVVNISTGKKVKGGSSKLTGRVLSLSFDAPGRILWAGDDRGSIFSFLFDMATGKLTKAKRLVVSEGSSICSISARSWISREARDPSLLVNACVNKLLLYRVVDNDGTLQLKRSFPIQHGSQHVHSIFCPLMSFRQGACVVTGSEDACVYFFDVERNTKAIVNKLQGHGGPVLDVSFNCDESLLASADSTGMVIIWRREQK
- the wdr13 gene encoding WD repeat-containing protein 13 isoform X2, coding for MAAVWQQVLAVDARYNAYRTPTFPQFRTQYIRRRSQLLRENAKCGFEPGLRRQYLRLRSQLLALRYGPLSEQSSFRASSVRSSRTTLDRMEDFEEDPRAQGARGHRRSVSRGSYQLQAQMNRAVYDERPPGSLVPTSVAEASRAMAGDTTLSENYAFAGMHHIFDQHVDSAVPRLQFANDDKHLLACCSLDGTLSIMTLSPSPPSVKVTLKGHGGPVTDFAWSLSNDIIVSTSLDGTLRIWNTEDGRCIREVRDPESSELLCCTFQPMNNNLTVVGNSKHHLQVVNISTGKKVKGGSSKLTGRVLSLSFDAPGRILWAGDDRGSIFSFLFDMATGKLTKAKRLVVSEGSSICSISARSWISREARDPSLLVNACVNKLLLYRVVDNDGTLQLKRSFPIQHGSQHVHSIFCPLMSFRQGACVVTGSEDACVYFFDVERNTKAIVNKLQGHGGPVLDVSFNCDESLLASADSTGMVIIWRREQK